The following coding sequences are from one Mastomys coucha isolate ucsf_1 unplaced genomic scaffold, UCSF_Mcou_1 pScaffold9, whole genome shotgun sequence window:
- the Itih4 gene encoding inter-alpha-trypsin inhibitor heavy chain H4 isoform X2 — MKSPAPAHVWTVVLLLSSLLAVLQTSTARKNDIDIYSLTVDSRVSSRFAHTVVTSRVANRADTVREATFQVELPRKAFITNFSMIIDDVTYPGVVKEKAEAQRQYSAAVGRGESAGLVKTTGRQTEKFEVSVNVAPGSKVTFELIYQELLQRRLGMYELLLKVRPQQLVKHLQMDIYIFEPQGISILETESTFMTPELANALTTSQNKTKAHIRFKPTLSQQRKSQNEQDTMLDGDFIVRYDVNRSVSGGSIQIEEGYFVHHFAPEDLPTMSKNVLFVIDKSGSMAGKKIQQTREALVKILKDLSPQDQFNLIVFSGESNQWEQSLVQATEENLNRAVKYASRIQAQGGTNINNAVLLAVELLDRSNQAELLPSKSVSLIILLTDGEPTMGETNPTVIQNNIQEAINGRYSLFCLGFGFDVNYPFLEKLALDNGGLARRIYEDSDSALQLQDFYHEVANPLLLSVAFEYPSDAVEDVTRYKFQHHFKGSEMVVAGKLQDQGPDVLLAKVSGQMHMQNVTFQTEANVAQQEKEFQSPKYIFHKFMERIWALLTIQQQLEQRISASGAELEALEAQILNLSLKYNFVTPLTHMVVTKPEGQDQFQVAEKPVEVDDEVGRLLSEARVHSFKRPAKGSKLMTLLRGNRFQMAPRFGDTFVASRQHISPGLPGPPGPPGPPGPPGPPGPPRPPGPPSFATSSDFSRQPTLGRMLDLPSVASRDPVGPHLAVLPNVEESDEETIVPEESSKPDHAQAPTVILPLPGSSVDQLCVDILHSENSMKLFVDPSQA; from the exons ATGAAGAGCCCTGCCCCTGCCCACGTGTGGACCGTTGTGCTGCTCTTGTCCTCACTGTTGGCTGTGCTTCAGACCTCTACTGCCAGGAAG AATGACATCGATATCTACAGCCTCACGGTGGACTCCCGGGTCTCTTCCCGATTTGCTCACACTGTTGTCACCAGCCGGGTGGCCAACAGAGCCGATACCGTTCGAGAAGCAACCTTCCAAGTGGAGCTCCCCAGGAAAGCCTTCATCACCAACTTTTCCAT GATCATCGATGACGTGACCTACCCAGGGGTTGTCAAAGAGAAGGCTGAAGCCCAGAGGCAATACAGTGCTGCTGTGGGCCGGGGAGAGAGCGCTGGCCTTGTGAA GACcactgggagacagacagagaagttTGAAGTGTCAGTCAACGTGGCCCCTGGTTCCAAGGTTACCTTCGAACTCATATACCAAGAACTGCTCCAAAGGCGACTGGGAATGTATGAGCTACTCCTCAAAGTGAGGCCTCAGCAGCTGGTCAAGCACCTTCAG ATGGACATCTACATCTTTGAGCCTCAGGGTATCAGCATCCTGGAGACAGAGAGCACCTTCATGACCCCGGAGCTGGCAAATGCCCTTACCACGTCACAGAACAAGACCAAG GCTCATATCCGGTTCAAGCCGACGCTCTCCCAGCAACGAAAGTCTCAGAATGAGCAGGACACGATGCTGGATGGGGACTTCATTGTCCGCTATGATGTGAACCGGTCTGTCTCTGGGGGCTCCATCCAG ATTGAGGAAGGCTACTTTGTGCACCACTTTGCCCCAGAGGACCTTCCTACAATGTCCAAGAATGTGCTCTTTGTCATTGATAAAAGTGGATCTATGGCAGGCAAGAAAATCCAGCAG ACCCGAGAAGCCCTAGTCAAGATCTTGAAAGACCTCAGCCCCCAAGACCAGTTCAACCTTATTGTGTTCAGTGGGGAATCAAACCAATGGGAGCAGTCTCTGGTGCAAGCTACAGAAGAGAACTTGAACCGGGCTGTAAAGTATGCTTCCAGGATCCAGGCTCAGGGTG GGACCAACATCAATAACGCAGTGCTATTGGCTGTGGAGTTGTTGGATAGAAGCAACCAGGCTGAGCTACTGCCCTCGAAGAGCGTCTCCCTTATCATCCTGCTCACAGACGGTGAACCCACTATGG GGGAGACCAACCCCACGGTTATCCAGAACAACATACAGGAAGCCATCAATGGGCGGTATAGCCTCTTCTGCCTGGGGTTTGGCTTTGATGTGAACTATCCTTTCCTGGAGAAGCTGGCACTGGACAATGGTGGTCTGGCCCGGCGCATCTATGAGGATTCAGACTCCGCACTGCAGCTTCAG GACTTCTACCACGAAGTAGCCAATCCGCTGCTCTTATCGGTGGCCTTTGAATACCCCAGTGATGCTGTGGAGGATGTCACGCGGTACAAGTTCCAACACCACTTTAAGGGCTCAGAGATGGTGGTGGCTGGGAAGCTCCAGGACCAGGGCCCTGATGTCCTCTTAGCCAAAGTCAGTGGGCAGATG CACATGCAGAACGTCACTTTCCAAACGGAGGCCAACGTAGCCCAACAAGAGAAGGAGTTCCAGAGCCCCAAGTACATCTTTCACAAATTTATGGAGAGAATCTGGGCATTGCTGACCATACAGCAACAGCTGGAGCAGAG GATCTCAGCGTCAGGTGCTGAATTAGAGGCCCTCGAAGCCCAAATTCTGAACTTGTCACTCAAGTACAATTTCGTCACCCCTCTCACGCACATGGTGGTCACCAAACCTGAAGGTCAAGATCAATTCCAGGTTGCTGAGAAGCCTGTGGAAGTTG ATGATGAAGTGGGGCGACTCCTCTCAGAAG CTCGGGTCCATTCTTTCAAGCGTCCTGCCAAAGGATCTAAACTGATGACTTTACTGAGAG GAAATAGGTTCCAGATGGCGCCCAGATTCGGCGATACTTTTGTTGCATCTAGACAACACATCTCTCCCGGACTTCCCGGACCTCCCGGACCTCCCGGACCTCCCGGACCTCCCGGACCTCCCGGACCTCCCAGACCTCCTGGACCTCCTTCTTTTGCTACTAGCTCTGACTTTAGCCGGCAGCCTACCTTGGGAAGGATGCTAGACCTGCCCTCCGTAG CATCACGAGATCCTGTTGGCCCACATCTAGCCGTGTTACCAAACGTGGAGGAAAGCGATGAAG aaacCATTGTACCAGAGGAATCCTCAAAACCAG ACCACGCCCAGGCTCCTACTGTTATCTTGCCGCTTCCGGGATCCAGTGTGGACCAGCTCTGTGTGGATATCTTGCATTCCGAGAATTCCATGAAGCTGTTCGTAGACCCCAGTCAGG